In Monodelphis domestica isolate mMonDom1 chromosome 3, mMonDom1.pri, whole genome shotgun sequence, the following proteins share a genomic window:
- the LOC100031849 gene encoding septin-10-like, protein MASSEVARHMVYQSLVGIKATCVTSQPCKEERITDEDPRSLTITGHVGFESLPDQLVNRTLQQGFCFNILCVGETGIGKSTLIDTLFNTNFDHCGSSHFHPNVRLKAQTYELQESNVRLKLTIVNTVGFGDQINKEDSYRPIVDYIDAQFEAYLQEELKVKRSLFNYRDSRIHVCLYFIAPTGHSLKALDLLTMKHLDSRVNIIPVIAKADTLSKCDLQKFKLKLMNELVSNGIQFYQFPTDDETVAQLNSSMNGHLPFAVVGSTEEVKLGNKMVKARRYPWGIVQVENENHCDFVKLREMLICTNMEDLREQTHIRHYENYRRCKLEETGFKEVCPEKKPLSVLESQEIKRYDSFCELQRKEEEMKQLFVKRVKEKEAILKEAERELQAKFEHLKRLHQEERIKLEERRRNLEEEISALGKRKAACELKASL, encoded by the coding sequence ATGGCTTCTTCTGAGGTGGCACGGCATATGGTCTATCAGTCTCTTGTGGGAATCAAAGCAACTTGTGTCACCTCCCAACCATGTAAAGAAGAAAGGATAACAGACGAAGACCCTCGTTCTTTAACTATAACCGGCCATGTGGGTTTTGAAAGTTTGCCTGATCAGTTGGTCAACAGGACCCTTCAGCAAGGGTTCTGTTTCAACATTCTCTGTGTGGGGGAAACTGGAATCGGAAAGTCGACCCTGATAGACACGTTGTTTAACACTAATTTTGATCACTGCGGTTCCTCTCACTTTCACCCCAATGTAAGACTTAAAGCCCAAACATATGAACTCCAGGAAAGCAATGTCCGCTTGAAACTGACCATCGTAAATACAGTGGGATTTGGAGACCAGATAAATAAAGAAGATAGCTATCGACCAATAGTGGATTACATAGATGCCCAATTTGAGGCATATCTTCAAGAAGAATTGAAGGTTAAACGTTCACTCTTTAACTACCGAGATTCTCGAATCCATGTTTGCCTTTACTTTATTGCACCTACAGGGCATTCCCTTAAGGCTCTTGACTTGTTAACCATGAAGCATCTGGATAGCAGGGTAAACATCATTCCGGTGATTGCCAAAGCTGATACACTTTCTAAATGCGACTTGCAGAAGTTTAAGCTTAAACTCATGAATGAATTGGTCTCCAATGGGATCCAGTTTTACCAATTCCCAACAGACGATGAAACTGTTGCTCAGCTTAATTCTTCAATGAATGGACATTTACCATTTGCTGTTGTGGGGAGTACAGAGGAGGTCAAACTTGGGAATAAGATGGTGAAAGCTCGTCGGTATCCCTGGGGCATTGTACAAGTAGAAAATGAAAATCACTGTGACTTTGTAAAGCTCCGGGAAATGCTTATTTGCACAAATATGGAAGACCTGAGAGAACAAACCCATATTCGACACTATGAAAATTATAGGCGTTGCAAACTGGAGGAAACCGGCTTTAAAGAGGTATGTCCAGAGAAAAAGCCTCTAAGTGTTCTGGAGTCACAAGAAATCAAAAGGTATGATTCCTTTTGTGAActtcaaaggaaagaagaggagatgaAACAGTTGTTTGTCAAGcgagtgaaagaaaaagaagctatTTTGAAAGAAGCTGAGCGAGAGCTCCAGGCAAAATTTGAACATCTTAAAAGACTTCATCAAGAAGAAAGAATCAAActtgaagaaaggagaagaaatttaGAAGAGGAAATAAGTGCTCTTGGAAAACGGAAAGCTGCATGTGAACTAAAAGCCAGCCTTTAA